One Deinococcus reticulitermitis genomic region harbors:
- a CDS encoding ABC transporter substrate-binding protein, with protein sequence MKKAIMLALALSGGYAAATPYVHAANQSVSKPSDVKTGGTLRLTVAGDFDTYNPLVAQGRPNIPELTDAGGLFTVDPYTYEYEGYMAQSFTQSADKRTFTFTLRPELKWSDGQAITADDFISTMKIYAADEESNLYSYMRDNGKPVTFKKLGDRQLSITFPRATVQNLETISYITPLPDHIFGKAFGNGGAAGVKAARALWGINTNPSQLVVSGPFKVESYRRGERLTLTRNAQFGAWNKDSAGKALPYLAGLQYSVVKDSNAQLATFLAGNSDLHAPTNRDQLAQIVAAKNSGKLAVDVLANAGPSASVDFLYFNWNKSSDAFKQTLFRNPRFRQAMSQLVNRDQIIDQVLGGLGVPAYTSVYPLYSDWVAPNVDKYKFNPAAAAKTLDALGFSKRGSDGIRVDSKGNRLSFTLNTNSENTRRQQIARIFADEAKKIGVEVKTAFVPFNQLLEVVYPESDAAKLNRQFDAAITGLSGGGFINPVGVASVFQCGGDLNGYNQSPRCIAPWETQQLNLFFKSTAEFNQAKRRDIANQIQRIQVENQGLIYILSQNAHFAWDSRVQGEYPKKIATPLWSSSYFGVRNIALTWVNK encoded by the coding sequence ATGAAGAAAGCAATCATGCTGGCCCTGGCGCTGAGCGGCGGTTACGCTGCGGCCACGCCTTACGTTCACGCCGCCAATCAGTCGGTGAGCAAGCCGAGCGACGTGAAGACCGGCGGCACGCTCCGCCTGACCGTGGCGGGCGACTTCGACACCTACAACCCGCTCGTGGCCCAGGGGCGCCCCAATATCCCCGAGCTGACCGATGCGGGCGGCCTCTTCACGGTGGACCCTTACACCTACGAGTACGAAGGCTACATGGCCCAGAGCTTCACGCAGTCGGCGGACAAGCGCACCTTCACCTTCACCCTGCGCCCCGAGCTGAAGTGGAGTGACGGCCAAGCGATCACCGCTGACGACTTCATCTCCACGATGAAGATCTACGCGGCGGACGAAGAGAGCAACCTTTACTCCTACATGAGGGACAACGGCAAGCCCGTGACTTTCAAGAAGCTCGGGGATCGTCAGCTCAGCATCACCTTCCCACGCGCGACCGTGCAGAACCTCGAGACGATCTCCTACATCACGCCGCTGCCGGATCACATCTTCGGCAAAGCCTTCGGCAACGGCGGCGCGGCGGGCGTCAAGGCCGCGCGCGCGCTGTGGGGCATCAACACCAACCCCTCGCAGCTCGTGGTGAGCGGGCCCTTCAAGGTCGAGAGCTACCGCCGCGGCGAGAGACTGACGCTGACGCGCAACGCGCAGTTCGGCGCCTGGAACAAGGACAGCGCCGGCAAGGCCCTGCCGTACCTGGCGGGGCTGCAGTACAGCGTCGTGAAGGACTCCAACGCGCAGCTCGCGACCTTCCTCGCGGGCAACAGCGACCTGCACGCGCCGACCAACCGTGACCAGCTTGCCCAGATCGTGGCGGCGAAAAACAGCGGCAAGCTGGCTGTGGACGTGCTCGCCAACGCGGGCCCCTCGGCCTCGGTGGACTTCCTGTACTTCAACTGGAACAAGAGCAGCGACGCGTTCAAGCAGACGCTCTTCCGCAACCCGCGCTTCCGTCAGGCGATGAGCCAGCTCGTCAACCGTGACCAGATCATCGACCAGGTGCTCGGCGGCCTCGGCGTGCCGGCCTACACCAGCGTCTACCCGCTGTACTCCGACTGGGTGGCCCCCAACGTCGACAAGTACAAGTTCAACCCGGCGGCGGCGGCCAAGACCCTCGACGCGCTCGGCTTCTCCAAGCGCGGCTCCGACGGCATCCGCGTGGACAGCAAGGGCAACCGCCTGAGCTTCACGCTGAACACCAACTCGGAAAACACCCGCCGTCAGCAGATCGCGCGCATCTTCGCCGACGAAGCCAAGAAGATCGGTGTGGAAGTCAAGACGGCCTTCGTGCCTTTCAACCAGCTGCTCGAAGTGGTGTACCCGGAAAGCGACGCGGCCAAGCTCAATCGCCAGTTCGACGCGGCGATCACCGGCCTGAGCGGCGGCGGCTTCATCAACCCCGTGGGTGTGGCTTCCGTGTTCCAGTGCGGCGGCGACCTCAACGGCTACAACCAGAGCCCGCGCTGCATCGCGCCGTGGGAAACCCAGCAGCTCAACCTGTTCTTCAAGAGCACGGCGGAGTTCAACCAGGCCAAGCGCCGTGACATCGCCAACCAGATCCAGCGGATTCAGGTGGAAAACCAGGGCTTGATTTACATCCTGAGCCAGAACGCCCACTTTGCCTGGGACAGCCGCGTTCAGGGCGAGTACCCGAAGAAGATCGCCACCCCGCTGTGGTCGAGCTCCTACTTCGGCGTTCGTAACATCGCGCTGACCTGGGTGAACAAGTAA
- a CDS encoding ABC transporter permease codes for MTTTSVSTSGNSAYASKSKSLYQIAWQQFRKHPLARLGMLILGLLYAMALFAPFIAPYTATEYISGEKRVSWAPPTNVHIRTPEGQITRPFIYAVTRETNFETFREEYVEDRSTRYPIQFFVNRPEAPYRLFGLIPMNMRLFGVSEDVRFFMWGTDNLGRDQFSRVVYGSQFSLSIGLIATIVSVALGMLFGGLAGYFRGWVDVIIMRFVEVLSAVPELFLLITLRALFPLDIDPRLVMYFIIAILAVIGWGGIARTVRSQLYSTRELDFVQAAQALGASDSRIIARHMLPTSLSFIIVAVSLIIPSYILSESGLSFLGIGLVEPYASWGTLLKVVQDGGFESITGRPWVLIPGVFIFLAVVAWQFVGDGLRDAFDPRKRQ; via the coding sequence ATGACCACCACCTCCGTGTCCACCTCCGGCAACTCGGCTTATGCCTCGAAGTCCAAGTCGCTCTACCAGATCGCCTGGCAGCAGTTTCGCAAGCATCCGCTTGCCCGCCTGGGCATGCTGATTCTCGGCTTGCTCTATGCGATGGCGCTGTTCGCACCGTTTATCGCGCCCTACACCGCGACCGAATACATCAGCGGTGAAAAGCGGGTGTCGTGGGCGCCGCCGACCAACGTGCATATCCGCACGCCCGAGGGCCAGATCACGCGGCCCTTCATCTACGCCGTCACGCGGGAAACCAACTTCGAGACCTTCCGCGAAGAGTACGTCGAGGACCGCTCGACGCGCTATCCCATCCAGTTTTTCGTCAACCGGCCCGAGGCGCCCTACCGCCTGTTCGGGCTGATTCCGATGAATATGCGGCTGTTTGGCGTCTCCGAGGACGTGCGCTTTTTCATGTGGGGGACCGACAACCTGGGCCGTGATCAGTTCAGCCGCGTGGTGTACGGCTCGCAGTTCAGCCTCAGCATCGGCTTGATCGCCACCATCGTCTCGGTGGCGCTCGGAATGCTGTTCGGCGGCCTCGCCGGCTACTTCCGGGGCTGGGTCGACGTGATCATCATGCGTTTCGTTGAGGTGCTGAGCGCCGTGCCGGAGCTGTTTCTCCTAATCACCCTGCGCGCGCTGTTTCCGCTCGACATCGACCCCCGCCTGGTGATGTACTTCATCATCGCGATTCTGGCGGTGATCGGTTGGGGCGGCATCGCCCGCACGGTGCGCAGCCAGCTCTACAGCACCCGTGAACTCGACTTCGTGCAGGCGGCGCAGGCGCTCGGCGCGAGCGACTCGCGCATCATCGCCCGGCACATGCTGCCGACCAGCCTGAGCTTCATCATCGTCGCCGTGTCGCTGATTATTCCGTCTTACATCCTCAGCGAGAGCGGCCTGTCCTTTCTCGGCATCGGCCTGGTCGAGCCCTACGCCTCGTGGGGAACCTTGCTCAAGGTGGTGCAGGACGGTGGCTTCGAGAGCATCACGGGCCGGCCCTGGGTGCTGATTCCCGGCGTGTTCATCTTCCTGGCGGTGGTGGCGTGGCAATTCGTGGGAGACGGGCTGCGTGACGCTTTCGATCCGCGCAAACGCCAGTGA
- a CDS encoding ABC transporter permease codes for MATFVFRRFLQFIPTFLLATLVLFMIVQAAPGDFLTQLSQNPRITSERLDQLRTIYQLDQPVWVQYWTWLTNFVQGNLGDSFAAAQPVWDLAAPRIWNSLILVIFSTVLAYVLGIAIGVYGALRPYSGFDRFLSVFAYFGLGIPSFFFGLLVIFGLVTLKQNTGWDVPIVGKSSVGADLSGWQRTWDIFLHALAPSIVLALRSISSESRFIRGQMLEVLGQDYIRTARAKGLANRTVTYKHAFKNAAIPLVAGLGGILPGLLTGAGFVEVVFAWPGITPLLLDSLATQDLYVVISITALSTLLYIVGNIISDILLAVIDPRIRFS; via the coding sequence ATGGCCACCTTCGTTTTCCGAAGATTTTTGCAGTTCATCCCCACTTTTTTGCTCGCAACCCTCGTTCTCTTCATGATCGTGCAGGCGGCGCCCGGCGACTTCCTGACTCAGCTCAGCCAGAACCCGCGTATCACCTCCGAGCGCCTGGATCAGCTGCGGACCATCTATCAGCTGGATCAGCCGGTCTGGGTGCAGTACTGGACCTGGCTGACCAACTTCGTTCAGGGCAACCTTGGCGATTCTTTCGCGGCGGCGCAGCCGGTGTGGGACCTCGCCGCGCCGCGTATCTGGAACAGCCTGATCCTGGTGATCTTCTCGACGGTGCTCGCCTACGTTCTGGGCATCGCGATCGGGGTGTACGGTGCGCTGCGTCCTTACAGCGGCTTTGACCGCTTTCTGTCGGTCTTCGCTTACTTCGGGCTCGGCATTCCTTCCTTCTTCTTCGGCCTGCTGGTGATCTTCGGCCTGGTCACCCTGAAACAGAACACCGGCTGGGACGTGCCCATTGTCGGCAAGTCGAGCGTGGGCGCCGACCTGTCGGGGTGGCAGCGCACCTGGGACATCTTCCTGCACGCCCTGGCCCCGAGTATCGTGCTGGCGCTGCGCTCCATTTCGAGCGAGAGCCGCTTCATCCGTGGTCAGATGCTCGAAGTGCTCGGTCAGGACTATATCCGCACGGCGCGCGCCAAGGGGCTGGCCAACAGAACCGTGACCTACAAGCACGCCTTCAAGAACGCGGCGATTCCGCTCGTCGCGGGCCTTGGGGGCATTCTGCCGGGGCTGCTGACCGGCGCGGGCTTTGTCGAGGTGGTCTTCGCGTGGCCCGGCATCACGCCGCTGCTGCTCGACTCGCTCGCGACGCAGGACCTCTACGTGGTGATCAGCATCACGGCGCTCTCGACCCTGCTCTACATCGTCGGTAACATTATTTCGGACATTCTGCTCGCGGTGATCGATCCGCGCATCCGGTTTTCCTGA